In the genome of Raphanus sativus cultivar WK10039 chromosome 4, ASM80110v3, whole genome shotgun sequence, one region contains:
- the LOC108832101 gene encoding endo-1,4-beta-xylanase 5-like translates to MKLLLLLLAFCSLYLSRCEEKFVPYDYSATIECLENPHKPQYNGGIIVNADLQNGSQGWSQFANAKVDFREFGGNRFVVARGRNQSYDSVSQKVYLEKGLLYTFSAWLQVSRGNAPVIAIFKKNGEYKHAGSVIAESKCWSMLKGGLTIDESGPAELYFESEDKTVEIWVDSVSLQPFTQEEWNAHHEQSIHKTRKGAMRIRAVNSLGEPVPNATISIVHNRLGFPFGCEVEKNILGNQAYQNWFTKRFTVTTFANEMKWYSTEAVRGKEDYTTADAMLRFFKEHGIAVRGHNIVWNDPKYQLSWVTSLSGNDLYNAVKRRVSSVVSRYKGQLLSWDVVNENLHFSFFESKMGPQASYYIYALAHSIDPRTTMFMNEFNTLEQPGDSGSSPARYLGKLRELQSIRVAGNIQLGIGLESHFNTPNIPYMRSALDTLAATGLPIWLTEVDVQAPPNVQANYFEQVLREGHAHPQVKGMVTWSGYSPSGCYKMCLTDGNFRNLPTGDVVDKLLREWGGLRGQTTGLTDADGFFQASLFHGDYDISIAHPLTNSTVSHCFKLNSDDSQPSPFVVHV, encoded by the exons ATGAAGCTTCTGCTACTGCTGCTAGCCTTTTGCAGCCTTTATCTATCAA GGTGTGAAGAAAAGTTTGTACCTTACGATTACTCGGCAACGATAGAG TGTTTAGAGAACCCTCATAAACCACAGTACAATGGAGGGATCATCGTGAACGCTGACCTACAAAATGGTTCACAAGGCTGGTCTCAATTCGCAAACGCCAAAGTCGATTTCAGAGAATTCGGAGGCAATAGGTTTGTTGTTGCACGAGGGAGGAATCAATCTTATGACAGCGTCTCGCAGAAAGTTTATTTGGAAAAGGGGCTTCTCTACACTTTCTCTG CTTGGTTACAAGTAAGCAGAGGAAATGCTCCCGTGATAGCCATTTTCAAGAAGAATGGTGAATATAAGCATGCCGGTTCGGTTATTGCTGAATCTAAATGCTGGTCCATGCTCAAAGGTGGTCTCACCATTGATGAATCTGGTCCTGCCGAACTTTACTTTGAG AGCGAGGATAAAACCGTTGAGATATGGGTTGATAGCGTCTCGTTGCAACCATTCACACAAGAAGAGTGGAACGCTCACCACGAGCAGAGCATTCACAAGACGAGGAAGGGAGCCATGAGGATCAGAGCCGTAAACAGCTTAGGTGAGCCAGTACCAAACGCAACAATCTCCATCGTACACAATAGACTTGGGTTCCCATTCGGGTGCGAAGTAGAAAAGAACATACTTGGAAACCAAGCATACCAAAACTGGTTCACTAAGAGATTCACCGTGACAACTTTCGCGAACGAGATGAAATGGTACAGCACGGAAGCAGTAAGAGGCAAAGAGGATTACACAACAGCAGACGCGATGTTAAGATTCTTCAAAGAGCACGGTATCGCTGTACGTGGACACAATATCGTATGGAACGACCCTAAGTACCAACTTAGTTGGGTGACTTCTTTGTCCGGTAACGATCTATACAACGCCGTGAAAAGAAGGGTTTCCTCGGTGGTCTCAAGGTACAAAGGCCAGCTTTTGAGTTGGGACGTTGTGAATGAGAATCTACATTTCTCGTTTTTTGAGAGCAAGATGGGTCCTCAAGCCTCTTATTACATCTATGCGTTGGCGCATTCCATAGACCCGCGGACAACAATGTTTATGAATGAGTTCAACACGTTGGAGCAACCGGGAGATTCGGGTTCTAGTCCAGCAAGGTATTTGGGGAAGCTTAGAGAGCTTCAATCTATTCGTGTTGCCGGAAACATTCAGTTAGGGATCGGTCTTGAGTCTCATTTCAACACTCCTAACATTCCGTATATGAGATCAGCTCTTGACACTCTTGCTGCCACTGGTTTGCCTATTTGGCTCACTGAGGTCGACGTCCAAGCTCCTCCTAATGTCCAG GCCAACTATTTTGAGCAGGTCCTAAGGGAAGGCCACGCGCATCCGCAGGTGAAAGGAATGGTGACTTGGAGTGGTTATTCTCCATCAGGTTGCTACAAAATGTGCCTCACCGATGGAAACTTCAGGAACCTACCCACCGGAGACGTTGTGGACAAACTTCTGCGTGAGTGGGGAGGGCTTCGTGGGCAAACCACAGGTTTAACTGATGCTGATGGATTCTTTCAAGCTTCACTCTTCCATGGTGACTATGATATCAGTATTGCTCATCCTCTCACTAATTCAACTGTTTCTCACTGCTTTAAGTTGAATTCTGATGACTCTCAACCATCTCCCTTTGTCGTTCATGTTTGA